A genomic window from Hypomesus transpacificus isolate Combined female chromosome 15, fHypTra1, whole genome shotgun sequence includes:
- the si:dkey-243k1.3 gene encoding endonuclease domain-containing 1 protein-like — protein MHAFLSLLFSMHALFSLLFSLSLSLVEADVVAQFQDVPECLEYFYQGKVPEWGATTPGAARLCQRFANRYHFATLYDTAQRIAVYSAYRFQPSNGGGREKRWFVEPQLVNSSWAAEMKDGYWLGKDNPDIFLGERQALNEDYTHSGFDRGHLNPNGHHAVPGRNATFTLTNVVPQNPKFNQDAWRIHELDLTDIFRTQCSEAYVLVGAVPSTDNWIIKNNVRRVNIPDYMWNAYCCVDANGRPVLSGAATARNTEQNRVDQHSLTELSAFLQQFDISPVGQLFHNHCQA, from the exons atgcatgccttcctctctctcctcttctccatgcatgccttgttctctctcctcttctccctttccctctccctcgtcGAGGCGGATGTGGTTGCTCAATTCCAGGACGTTCCGGAGTGTCTGGAGTACTTCTACCAGGGGAAGGTTCCGGAGTGGGGCGCCACCACGCCCGGTGCTGCCCGCCTATGTCAACGCTTTGCCAACCGGTACCACTTTGCCACGCTGTACGACACCGCCCAACGCATCGCTGTGTACTCAGCCTACCGCTTCCAGCCCAGCAATGGCGGAGGCCGGGAGAAGCGCTGGTTTGTGGAGCCCCAG CTTGTGAACAGTTCTTGGGCAGCTGAGATGAAAGATGGTTACTGGCTGGGCAAGGACAATCCTGACATCTTCCTGGGTGAGAGGCAGGCCTTGAATGAGGACTACACACACTCTGGTTTTGACCGCGGGCACCTGAACCCCAATGGACACCATGCTG TCCCAGGTCGTAACGCCACTTTCACTCTGACCAACGTGGTTCCGCAGAACCCCAAATTCAACCAGGATGCGTGGAGAATCCACGAGTTGGACCTCACCGACATTTTCCGGACCCAGTGCTCCGAGGCGTACGTCCTGGTGGGTGCCGTTCCCTCCACCGACAACTGGATTATCAAGAACAACGTAAGGAGAGTCAACATTCCCGACTACATGTGGAACGCCTATTGCTGCGTGGACGCGAACGGGAGGCCCGTTCTCAGTGGAGCCGCCACTGCTCGTAACACCGAGCAGAACAGGGTCGACCAGCACTCTCTGACCGAGCTCAGCGCTTTCCTGCAGCAGTTCGATATCTCGCCAGTCGGGCAACTGTTCCATAACCACTGCCAGGCATGA
- the zgc:162193 gene encoding TRPM8 channel-associated factor homolog: protein MTQSSRSSSLLEESYSSLMRGIQELDLGGPSIPSDLVLIGDHAFPLAMNTRGQVLMAASFYGRGRLVVLGHESYLTTFPNLVDNALAWLSADPAQDSPSVGIHPSCSALVGQISGGRMETRVGPLTQGLGVYVTNVYSVKGEEKGLVEFMKAGGGLLLAGQAWSWAQSNPGQNTLLNFPGNHVSSVAGVYFSEHCGEVASLPVPPQIPSSWMAVAIEKDFKDDLEFLLKGVSEFHIHGGAVPSEVLVHGPLAFPIGSAHGSCSFLAGAYYGQGRVIVVSHEGYLNHVDLGTFWTNAVRWLDEGRNGLVGVAPGLDSSLLQQSGLTCEQTGFRKDLSVYVCKSYSDQHAEDIQHFVAEGGGLLIGGHAWWWASQNPGRNTLTEYPGNRILNRMGLSLLGDTVPAGCYPAPTPGQSCSQAYHFRQLLRRFASHVNTGAELTQHEETCLKKLGKDCSMYLNMQAYDCSSYSNVLSSLTDILKQAAVPQVCQSCPVSLPKDHLLLSVGAEVYKVCPDPDALLPYLIKDQPVRAVRHNTNITIRTKTGGSEEWISTGLYLSPGMRTYMAMPSAIVNKGWKVQIGCQTDYIGNSSELRRAPSVCQKVPVDSEMMQVWNLWGGLIYLVAPPNTEVDGAEVIVQVAIPAPYYKSGVTTLADWMTLRTAPSPWAELEFDNIILTVHSDVVRGLERPDEVAALWDDIMRGVADLAVVPAKFTRKERFVADVQISHGFMHAGYPIMIQSCSAAELLNVKLARSSGIWGAIHELGHNQQRWAWEFPPNTTECTCNLWSVYVHEQVLGVDRSQAHPNMALVHRQSRAKGYAMGGRNLGAWDMWTALETYMQLQDVFGWEAFKKVFAQYHTMQNVPGDNAGKMNMYAQTFSQVVEKNLASFFKAWGWPIDGATEEKLSSLPAWTDHPMAQYG from the exons ATGACTCAGAGCAGCAGGagctcctctctcctggaggagTCTTACTCCTCCCTGATGAGGGGCATCCAGGAGCTGGACCTCGGTGGGCCCAGCATCCCCTCCGACCTGGTCCTCATCGGGGACCACGCTTTCCCCCTGGCCATGAACACCAGGGGCCAGGTCCTGATGGCGGCCTCCTTTTATGGCCGTGGCCGCCTGGTGGTCCTGGGCCACGAGAGCTACCTTACCACCTTCCCCAATCTAGTGGACAACGCCCTGGCCTGGCTGAGCGCTGATCCAGCCCAGGACAGCCCCTCTGTGGGGATCCACCCCAGCTGCAGCGCCCTGGTGGGCCAGATCAGCGGGGGCCGCATGGAGACCCGGGTGGGGCCTCTGACCCAGGGGCTGGGGGTGTACGTAACCAATGTCTACAgtgtgaagggggaggagaaggggctgGTGGAGTTCATGAAGGCTGGAGGTGGGCTGCTGCTGGCGGGGCAGGCCTGGAGCTGGGCCCAGTCGAACCCAGGACAGAACACGTTGCTGAACTTCCCTGGGAACCATGTGTCCAGCGTGGCGGGGGTCTACTTCTCTGAGCACTGTGGGGAGGTGGCGTCTCTCCCTGTGCCCCCTCAAATACCTTCCAGCTGGATGGCTGTGGC tataGAGAAGGACTTCAAGGATGACCTGGAGTTCCTGCTAAAGGGTGTGTCTGAATTTCACATCCACGGCGGAGCTGTTCCCTCCGAGGTGCTTGTCCATGGCCCTCTCGCCTTCCCCATCGGCTCCGCCCATGGCAGCTGTTCCTTCCTGGCCGGGGCTTACTACGGCCAGGGGCGGGTCATCGTGGTTTCGCATGAGGGCTACCTTAATCATGTGGACCTCGGCACATTTTGGACAAACGCCGTCCGCTGGTTGGATGAGGGCCGTAATGGGCTGGTAGGCGTGGCCCCCGGTCTTGACTCAAGCCTTCTCCAACAATCAGGCCTGACGTGTGAGCAGACAGGTTTCAGGAAGGacctgagtgtgtatgtgtgcaagtcCTACAGCGACCAGCACGCTGAGGACATCCAGCACTTTgtagcagagggaggggggctcctGATTGGGGGACATGCCTGGTGGTGGGCAAGCCAGAACCCTGGGCGCAACACCCTCACAGAGTACCCAG GCAACCGCATCCTGAACAGGATGGGCCTGAGCCTGTTGGGCGACACAGTGCCGGCAGGCTGCtacccagccccaacccccggTCAGTCATGCTCTCAGGCATACCACTTCCGCCAGCTTCTGCGCCGCTTCGCCAGTCACGTGAACACTGGGGCGGAGCTAACACAGCACGAGGAGACCTGTCTTAAGAAGCTGGGCAAAGACTGCTCTATGTACCTGAACATGCAGGCGTACGACTGCTCCTCGTACTCCAACGTCCTCTCCTCGCTGACCGACATCCTGAAGCAGGCTGCTGTCCCACAG GTGTGTCAGTCATGCCCGGTCAGCCTACCCAAGGACCACCTGCTCTTGAGTGTGGGGGCGGAGGTATACAAGGTGTGCCCGGACCCGGATGCCCTCCTGCCGTACCTCATAAAGGACCAACCCGTCAGGGCGGTGCGGCACAATACCAACATCACCATCAGAACCAAGACTGGAG GCTCAGAAGAGTGGATCAGTACAGGTCTTTACCTCTCCCCTGGTATGAGAACGTACATGGCCATGCCTTCAGCAATTGTCAACAAGGGCTGGAAG GTGCAGATTGGCTGTCAGACTGATTACATTGGGAACTCATCAGAACTGAGGCGGGCGCCGTCCGTCTGTCAGAAAGTGCCTGTCGACTCGGAGATGATGCAGGTGTGGAACCTGTGGGGCGGGCTCATCTACCTGGTGGCTCCGCCCAACACGGAGGTGGATGGGGCTGAGGTCATAGTTCAGGTGGCCATACCGGCACCCTATTACAagtctg GTGTGACAACCCTTGCTGATTGGATGACCTTGCGCACTGCCCCCTCCCCTTGGGCGGAGCTGGAGTTTGACAACATCATCCTGACGGTACATTCGGATGTGGTGCGCGGCCTGGAGCGCCCTGATGAGGTCGCTGCGCTCTGGGATGACATCATGAGGGGCGTTGCTGACCTGGCCGTTGTGCCTGCCAAGTTCACCCGCAAGGAGCGCTTCGTAGCGGACGTCCAGATATCACAtg GCTTCATGCACGCGGGCTACCCCATCATGATCCAGTCCTGCTCCGCCGCAGAGCTGTTGAACGTTAAGCTGGCACGGAGCTCCGGCATCTGGGGGGCCATCCACGAGCTCGGGCACAACCAGCAGAGATGGGCCTGGGAGttcccccccaacaccaccGAGTGCACCTGCAACCTGTGGTCCGTGTACGTGCATGAGCAGGTTCTGGGGGTGGACCGGAGCCAGGCCCACCCCAACATGGCTCTGGTCCATCGACAGAGCCGGGCCAAGGGGTACGCCATGGGGGGGCGGAACCTTGGGGCGTGGGACATGTGGACCGCCCTGGAAACCTACATGCAG CTCCAGGATGTGTTTGGCTGGGAGGCCTTCAAGAAGGTGTTTGCACAGTACCACACCATGCAGAACGTTCCTGGGGACAACGCGGGCAAGATGAACATGTATGCACAGACCTTCTCCCAGGTGGTGGAGAAGAACCTGGCTTCCTTCTTTAAGGCCTGGGGCTGGCCCATAGATGGTGCCACTGAGGAGAAGCTCTCCTCCCTGCCAGCCTGGACAGACCACCCCATGGCTCAGTACGGCTAa
- the dpf1 gene encoding LOW QUALITY PROTEIN: zinc finger protein neuro-d4 (The sequence of the model RefSeq protein was modified relative to this genomic sequence to represent the inferred CDS: inserted 2 bases in 2 codons; deleted 3 bases in 3 codons) — protein sequence MELKLLVYYMYNTGXLQCYIVSYYIKMATAVQNPLKSQSGGTVIKNSLGEEFYREAIEHCRSYNARLCAERSMRLPFLDSQTGVXQSNCYIWMEKNHRGPGMAPGQLYTYPARCWRKKRRLNILEDPRLGPIEFKIDYEASLKKEGGIPEGPVLESLLSGETLDKKVETKEEEPMSECQKLLVGDFPHELDVEDMEEDVPKRKNRTKGRACGVGGMRKRNEPSSLEDRDKPYVCDICGKRYKNRPGLSYHYTHTHLADEEGDEDSERHTLPFQRKNNHKPKKAADGSVIPNGYCDFCLGGSKKTGCPEDLISCADCGRSGHPSCLQFTVNMTAAVRTYRWQCIECKSCSLCGTSENDDQLLFCDDCDRGYHMYCLSPPMAEPPEGSWSCHLCLRQLKEKASAYITLT from the exons GCAGTCTGGAGGAACAGTCATCAAGAACAG cCTGGGTGAGGAGTTCTACAGAGAGGCCATAGAACACTGCCGCAGCTACAACGCCAGGCTGTGTGCTGAGCGCTCCATGCGCTTGCCCTTCCTCGACTCCCAGACCGGCG GCCAGAGCAACTGCTACATCTGGATGGAGAAGAACCACCGGGGACCAg GGATGGCTCCAGGTCAGCTGTACACGTAC CCCGCTCGCTGCTGGCGCAAGAAGAGGAGACTCAACATACTGGAGGAC CCGCGACTCGGACCAATAGAGTTCAAGATCG attaTGAGGCGTCCCTGAAGAAGGAAGGGGGGATCCCAGAGGGTCCAGTGTTGGAGTCTCTCCTCAGTGGAGAGACACTCGACAAGAAG GTTGAGaccaaggaggaggagcctaTGAGCGAGTGTCAG AAGCTTCTGGTAGGAGACTTCCCCCATGAGCTGGACGTGGAGGATATGGAGGAGGACGTTCCCAAACGCAAGAACCGCACCAAAGGAAGG gccTGTGGAGTAGGGGGCATGAGGAAGAGAAATGAGCCCTCCTCTCTTGAAGACAGAGACAAACCCTACGTCTGTGACA tTTGTGGGAAGCGCTATAAGAACCGTCCAGGCCTCAGCTACCACTACACTCACACCCACCTGGCAGACGAGGAGGGGGACGAGGACTCTGAACGCCACACCCTGCCCTTCCAACGCAAGAACAACCACAAGC ctaAGAAAGCAGCAGATGGTTCAGTCATTCCTAACGGCTACTGTGACTTCTGTCTGGGTGGCTCCAAGAAGACCGGCTGTCCCGAGGACCTCATCTCCTGCGCTGACTGTGGTCGCTCAG GTCACCCGTCCTGTCTGCAGTTCACGGTGAACATGACTGCGGCTGTCCGGACCTACCGCTGGCAGTGTATCGAGTGCAAATCCTGCAGCCTGTGTGGCACCTCGGAGAACGACGACCAGCTGCTGTTCTGTGACGACTGTGACCGAGGATACCACATGTACTGCCTCAGCCCCCCCATGGCTGAACCCCCGGAGG GGAGCTGGAGTTGCCACCTGTGTCTGAGACAGCTGAAGGAGAAGGCTTCAGCCTACATCACCCTCACCtaa